From a region of the Cucumis sativus cultivar 9930 chromosome 6, Cucumber_9930_V3, whole genome shotgun sequence genome:
- the LOC101203383 gene encoding serine/threonine-protein kinase prp4 isoform X1, which yields MAGSDVEAVLDFLKKNGFAEAESALKRDVVEKSELGSFDFEKFFFPMVPAPPPVRIPSTSRKFAALADVDDRSGSNSVSSDDEFVSLRSSTSDVCSSEFINPYGIPSDSSSDIASQFDTARDYHEFDLQNDLLWYDEKEDVNFMTPSFEGQDFFGCPSEDKFIMTTESDEQYSSLSAPAKSILCHSAPLSDESLIEVADHPYGVDRYKQLEGSFVGLSEGSVPFCKCCVANEEFYNKKSADCNYLNPSFNEMDSNDFQLNVVKDIAANCDLVPQRNSSTDIYSTSNFIEGFEDHNDSQNKILEKSYLLNAADSFKVDTHGEVEEETNESESGDGAAADDELPMYYTNDDEFEVFDLRIIHRKNRTGFEESKDLPIVLNTVLAGRYYVTEYLGSAAFSRVVRAHDLHMGVDVCLKIIKNDKEFFDQSLDEIKLLKLVNKHDPADQCHILRLYDYFYHQEHLFIVCELLRANLYEFQKFNQESGGDAYFTFRRLQVITRQCLEALEFLHHLGIIHCDLKPENILIKSYKRCEIKVIDLGSSCFQSDNLCLYVQSRSYRAPEVMLGLPYNPKIDLWSLGCILAELWSGEVLFPNNAVVMILARMIGLFGPIDLEMLLKGQETHKYFTKEYDLFYINEETDQMEFIIPEESSLEDHLQVFDLGFIDFLTSLLEINPERRPTAKEALAHPWLSQSYE from the exons ATGGCGGGTTCAGACGTGGAAGCAGTGCTTGATTTTCTGAAGAAAAATGGGTTTGCAGAAGCAGAGTCAGCTCTCAAAAGGGATGTGGTTGAAAAATCCGAGTTGggttcttttgattttgagaaattcTTCTTTCCTATGGTTCCTGCTCCACCTCCGGTCCGAATTCCGTCTACTTCCCGGAAGTTTGCGGCTCTTGCTGACGTCGACGATCGTTCTGGATCGAACTCTGTTTCCTCTGACGATGAGTTTGTTAGCTTGAGATCTTCTACTTCTGATGTTTGCTCCTCTG AATTCATCAATCCTTACGGCATTCCTTCAGATTCTTCTTCAGATATTGCCTCCCAGTTCGATACGGCGCGTGATTACCATGAATTTGATTTGCAGAATGACCTGCTTTGGTATGATGAGAAAGAGGATGTGAATTTCATGACACCTTCTTTTGAGGGTCAGGATTTCTTTGGCTGCCCAAGTGAGGATAAGTTTATAATGACTACCGAGAGTGACGAGCAATATAGTAGTTTGTCAGCTCCGGCAAAGTCGATCCTTTGTCATTCAGCTCCATTGAGTGAtgaaagtttgattgaggTTGCAGACCATCCTTACGGTGTCGATAGATACAAGCAACTTGAAGGAAGCTTTGTGGGGCTCTCTGAGGGTTCTGTTCCTTTTTGTAAATGCTGTGTTGCTAATGAAGAGTTTTATAACAAGAAGTCTGCAGattgtaattatttgaatcCCAGTTTTAATGAAATGGATTCAAATGATTTCCAGTTGAATGTAGTTAAGGACATTGCCGCTAACTGTGATTTGGTTCCTCAACGTAATTCTTCAACTGATATATATTCAACTTCTAACTTCATCGAAGGATTTGAAGATCACAATGACTCCCAAAATAAGATCCTTGAGAAAAGTTATTTACTTAATGCAGCCGACAGCTTTAAAGTTGATACTCATGGAGAAGTAGAGGAGGAAACCAATGAATCTGAATCAGGAGATGGTGCTGCTGCTGACGATGAGCTCCCGATGTATTACACTAACGATGATGAATTTGAAGTATTTGATCTGAGAATTATACATAGAAAGAACAG GACTGGATTTGAAGAGAGCAAGGATTTGCCTATTGTGCTAAATACAGTCCTTGCAGGCAGATACTATGTAACCGAATACCTAGGATCGGCTGCTTTTAGTAGAGTTGTTCGAGCACATGATCTTCATATGGGAGTAGACGTTTGCCTAAAGATCattaaaaatgacaaagaGTTTTTCGATCAGAGCTTAGATGAAATCAAACTTCTAAAGCTTGTCAACAAACATGACCCTGCAGATCAGTGCCACATTTTACGGCTTTATGACTACTTTTATCATCAG GAACATCTCTTCATTGTTTGTGAGCTACTTCGAGCAAACTTGTACGAATTTCAAAAGTTCAATCAAGAATCTGGTGGAGATGCTTATTTTACATTCCGTAGGTTGCAG GTTATCACACGCCAATGTTTGGAGGCATTGGAGTTCTTGCATCATTTAGGAATCATTCACTGTGATCTAAAGCCAGAAAACATTCTTATTAAAAGTTACAAACGGTGCGAGATTAAGGTTATCGACCTTGGAAGCAGTTGCTTTCAATCAGATAACTTGTGCTTATACGTTCAGTCTCGATCATATAGAGCTCCCGAAGTAATGCTGGGTCTCCCATACAATCCAAAGATTGATTTGTGGTCCCTCGGTTGTATATTAGCTGAGCTATGGTCTGGAGAA GTATTGTTTCCAAACAATGCAGTTGTAATGATCCTTGCACGCATGATCGGATTGTTCGGTCCCATCGACCTGGAGATGCTCCTTAAAGGACAGGAGACGCACAAATACTTCACTAAAGAATATGATCTGTTTTATATAAATGAG GAAACTGATCAAATGGAATTTATCATCCCTGAAGAGTCTTCCTTGGAGGATCATCTGCAAGTTTTCGACCTGGGGTTCATTGATTTCCTTACAAGCTTGCTTGAGATCAATCCAGAAAGACGACCAACTGCGAAGGAAGCTCTCGCACATCCATGGCTTTCGCAGTCGTATGAATAA
- the LOC101203383 gene encoding serine/threonine-protein kinase ppk15 isoform X2: MYYAIYRTGFEESKDLPIVLNTVLAGRYYVTEYLGSAAFSRVVRAHDLHMGVDVCLKIIKNDKEFFDQSLDEIKLLKLVNKHDPADQCHILRLYDYFYHQEHLFIVCELLRANLYEFQKFNQESGGDAYFTFRRLQVITRQCLEALEFLHHLGIIHCDLKPENILIKSYKRCEIKVIDLGSSCFQSDNLCLYVQSRSYRAPEVMLGLPYNPKIDLWSLGCILAELWSGEVLFPNNAVVMILARMIGLFGPIDLEMLLKGQETHKYFTKEYDLFYINEETDQMEFIIPEESSLEDHLQVFDLGFIDFLTSLLEINPERRPTAKEALAHPWLSQSYE, encoded by the exons ATGTATTATGCAATCTACAGGACTGGATTTGAAGAGAGCAAGGATTTGCCTATTGTGCTAAATACAGTCCTTGCAGGCAGATACTATGTAACCGAATACCTAGGATCGGCTGCTTTTAGTAGAGTTGTTCGAGCACATGATCTTCATATGGGAGTAGACGTTTGCCTAAAGATCattaaaaatgacaaagaGTTTTTCGATCAGAGCTTAGATGAAATCAAACTTCTAAAGCTTGTCAACAAACATGACCCTGCAGATCAGTGCCACATTTTACGGCTTTATGACTACTTTTATCATCAG GAACATCTCTTCATTGTTTGTGAGCTACTTCGAGCAAACTTGTACGAATTTCAAAAGTTCAATCAAGAATCTGGTGGAGATGCTTATTTTACATTCCGTAGGTTGCAG GTTATCACACGCCAATGTTTGGAGGCATTGGAGTTCTTGCATCATTTAGGAATCATTCACTGTGATCTAAAGCCAGAAAACATTCTTATTAAAAGTTACAAACGGTGCGAGATTAAGGTTATCGACCTTGGAAGCAGTTGCTTTCAATCAGATAACTTGTGCTTATACGTTCAGTCTCGATCATATAGAGCTCCCGAAGTAATGCTGGGTCTCCCATACAATCCAAAGATTGATTTGTGGTCCCTCGGTTGTATATTAGCTGAGCTATGGTCTGGAGAA GTATTGTTTCCAAACAATGCAGTTGTAATGATCCTTGCACGCATGATCGGATTGTTCGGTCCCATCGACCTGGAGATGCTCCTTAAAGGACAGGAGACGCACAAATACTTCACTAAAGAATATGATCTGTTTTATATAAATGAG GAAACTGATCAAATGGAATTTATCATCCCTGAAGAGTCTTCCTTGGAGGATCATCTGCAAGTTTTCGACCTGGGGTTCATTGATTTCCTTACAAGCTTGCTTGAGATCAATCCAGAAAGACGACCAACTGCGAAGGAAGCTCTCGCACATCCATGGCTTTCGCAGTCGTATGAATAA